Proteins encoded by one window of Cylindrospermum stagnale PCC 7417:
- a CDS encoding aspartoacylase, giving the protein MNKINRVAIVGGTHGNEFTGAYLIQKFAQFPKLITRPSFETVTLLANPKAFAAGRRYIDQDLNRCFLQQKLQDPTLGSYEELRAKSIQNMLLSNRDKQVDFILDLHSTTSNMGLTIILVNSHPFNLKLAAYLSHVNPLVKIYRCSFSSVVENPFLNSLCELGFAIEVGPIAQGILKADLFQQTEELVHQVLDYLERFNEGKILSTGETLSVYHHLSSIDYPKQEDGSILGMIHPQLQDRDYEPLSPGEPMFLTFEGKTLVYEGKSTVWPIFINEAAYYEKLIAMCLTQKQQINL; this is encoded by the coding sequence ATGAACAAGATTAATCGAGTGGCAATTGTTGGCGGAACTCATGGCAATGAGTTCACCGGAGCTTATCTAATTCAAAAGTTTGCCCAGTTTCCTAAGCTAATTACCAGACCTAGTTTCGAGACTGTAACCCTGCTAGCAAACCCTAAAGCTTTTGCCGCCGGGAGACGATACATAGATCAAGATTTAAACCGTTGTTTTCTCCAGCAAAAACTGCAAGATCCAACTCTAGGAAGTTACGAAGAATTGCGAGCTAAATCAATTCAAAATATGCTGTTATCAAATCGAGATAAACAGGTAGATTTTATTTTAGATTTACACAGCACTACAAGTAATATGGGGCTGACAATTATTCTGGTAAACAGCCATCCCTTCAACTTGAAACTAGCTGCTTATTTGAGCCATGTCAACCCGTTAGTTAAAATTTATCGCTGTTCTTTCTCATCAGTTGTAGAAAATCCCTTCCTTAATTCCTTGTGTGAATTGGGTTTTGCAATAGAGGTTGGCCCTATTGCCCAAGGCATTTTAAAAGCAGATTTGTTTCAACAAACAGAAGAACTGGTGCATCAAGTTCTAGACTATCTTGAGCGGTTCAACGAAGGCAAAATTTTATCAACGGGGGAAACACTGTCAGTCTATCACCACTTGTCGAGCATAGACTACCCAAAACAAGAGGATGGTTCCATTTTGGGGATGATTCATCCACAACTGCAAGACAGAGATTATGAACCATTGAGTCCAGGAGAGCCAATGTTTCTCACCTTTGAGGGTAAAACGCTTGTTTATGAGGGAAAATCAACAGTTTGGCCTATTTTTATCAATGAAGCAGCTTATTACGAAAAGCTAATTGCTATGTGTTTAACTCAGAAACAGCAAATCAATCTCTAG
- a CDS encoding ABC transporter substrate-binding protein, whose protein sequence is MSENNWTRRDFIQAIGATTAGISLSSCGISGDKSVKGLTEQALAVEPVVRPQDLEKPNISVGYVPVNDCAPFAIAWKKGFFRKYGLNVQLNREASWATSRDGLIFGRLDAAPVVSGAVTNARVGAEGARRAPLCAAMVIHRHGNAMTMNKDMWNFGIRPWYEYQQKYGDGALEAFGRDFRNYFDKQPPERKIWAVVLSSAIYEYFVRYVAAAAGVDPLKEFRVIIVSPPQMLTNMRIDAMQAYMVAEPWNTRAITGNEGIGFTFAQGKEVWAGHPDRLLAVMESFIDNYPKTYRSLVKAMIEACQYCSKPENRQEVAELITGRSFTGAKPKNPGDPITKFTAPGILGNYNYGGFDGKDRTIKAADTTIFFDIPSNVAQEPGEHSTFLWRSRSIWLMTQAARWGQIKTVPKNANEVAEKGWRTDLYREIAAEMGIECPKNDYKVEPPEVFIDNKGFDPSDPVGYLNSFTIRANAPTRLFMS, encoded by the coding sequence ATGAGTGAAAATAATTGGACTCGACGGGACTTTATTCAGGCAATAGGAGCAACAACAGCGGGAATATCCCTATCCTCTTGTGGAATATCAGGAGATAAATCTGTTAAAGGACTAACTGAACAAGCCTTAGCTGTGGAACCAGTAGTCAGACCCCAAGACTTAGAAAAACCCAACATTAGCGTTGGTTATGTGCCTGTTAATGATTGTGCGCCATTTGCGATCGCCTGGAAAAAAGGTTTTTTCCGCAAATACGGTTTAAACGTCCAACTCAATCGGGAAGCCAGTTGGGCTACCTCCCGCGACGGGCTGATTTTTGGTCGTCTGGATGCTGCACCTGTAGTATCCGGTGCCGTCACCAATGCCAGAGTTGGTGCTGAAGGCGCACGCCGTGCCCCCCTTTGTGCAGCTATGGTAATTCACCGCCACGGTAACGCCATGACGATGAACAAAGATATGTGGAATTTTGGGATACGCCCCTGGTACGAATACCAACAAAAGTATGGTGATGGAGCGCTGGAAGCCTTTGGGCGCGATTTCCGGAACTACTTTGACAAGCAGCCCCCAGAAAGAAAAATCTGGGCAGTAGTGCTGAGTTCTGCCATTTACGAATACTTTGTCCGCTACGTAGCCGCCGCCGCTGGTGTCGATCCCCTGAAGGAATTTCGGGTGATTATCGTTTCCCCACCGCAAATGCTCACCAACATGAGAATCGACGCGATGCAGGCTTACATGGTGGCGGAACCTTGGAACACCAGAGCAATTACAGGTAATGAAGGTATTGGTTTCACCTTTGCCCAAGGAAAAGAAGTCTGGGCAGGACACCCAGATCGACTGCTAGCGGTGATGGAATCTTTCATCGACAACTATCCCAAAACCTATCGTTCCCTAGTCAAGGCGATGATTGAAGCTTGCCAGTATTGCAGCAAACCGGAAAACCGCCAAGAAGTAGCCGAACTGATTACAGGCCGCTCCTTTACCGGTGCAAAACCCAAAAATCCAGGCGACCCCATCACCAAGTTTACCGCTCCCGGAATTCTTGGTAATTACAACTATGGTGGGTTTGATGGCAAAGACCGCACTATCAAAGCTGCTGACACGACAATTTTCTTTGATATACCTAGCAACGTCGCCCAAGAGCCAGGAGAACACTCAACATTTTTATGGAGATCCAGAAGTATCTGGCTGATGACTCAAGCAGCTCGCTGGGGACAGATCAAGACTGTTCCCAAAAATGCCAATGAAGTAGCTGAAAAAGGCTGGAGAACAGATTTATATCGGGAAATAGCCGCTGAAATGGGAATTGAGTGTCCCAAGAATGATTATAAAGTCGAACCTCCAGAAGTATTCATCGATAACAAAGGCTTTGACCCCAGTGATCCAGTGGGATATCTCAATAGTTTTACCATCAGGGCTAACGCGCCCACTCGCTTATTCATGTCTTAA
- a CDS encoding BrnT family toxin, which translates to MRLKFEWDDNKAQINLDKHGVSFVESKTVFDDALALIFDDPTHSFGEQREIIIGYSAQNRLLLVCFTERDNNLIRIFSSRLTTKKERQNYEQNTQR; encoded by the coding sequence ATGAGGTTAAAATTTGAATGGGACGATAATAAAGCACAAATCAATCTGGATAAACACGGTGTGAGTTTTGTTGAATCAAAAACCGTATTTGATGATGCGTTAGCTTTAATATTTGATGATCCGACTCATTCTTTTGGTGAACAAAGAGAAATTATTATTGGTTATTCTGCTCAAAACCGTTTACTTCTAGTTTGTTTCACCGAAAGAGATAATAATTTAATTCGGATTTTTAGTTCTCGTTTAACCACTAAAAAAGAACGACAAAATTATGAACAAAACACCCAACGTTGA
- a CDS encoding TPR end-of-group domain-containing protein yields MTSQQYYISRKPAEEFLTTFAKALKEPESHPLLFHVYGIGGIGKSTLLDTLEETHSHQAHIVKFDFTGKTLSNETPLKVMNKLYEQIPQPGILKQDLFKSDPFIRLCEQYQGTLEELTTTPIEGKKTVEKDQRDLVKDLGSAAVYGLGAFFLAPVEPVSAISLGVSAIAETTKGTVSGVGAIKDNLLLKHPATKQNKKLQELMLEPIPELTKAFVEGLIQNQNARLVRLPNSPKKPIILVLDHYEKAASDLNSWLVEYLLKQSGLQSQPIRIVVAGRYSLRKQASRERDLIFERQLEKFDNKQTEEYLKKISITDTKQIRQIYQATDGFPFHLDLIRQQKEEGRDINCSRDNKELVDRLLEGLTSNQKQVMHLAAYCRWFDEALIQKLVTANGIDKDEKINWFEWLIERELVVEENQFRLHDVVRDILRRSHFKANQEKFRDNHGLIAKYFEKLADGEVHPGNPEPEKYENSQWRQYTAESLYHALFERTKAQRLLLTHLFAGVYLKKMDVVVVAYVAVAAEGEFENNELLPPDTRKFLEDIKLALKFGRLLSRDPNNYEIKNDSSLKSQIEASVKTCLSQVDFLEGLGKYAGILYKTLRSRSSQQVDLLQQAKAKAEQIATDSYPEFSSNLFFNVGYRLGILEQNEEALNSFDKALAIKDDFAEAWDNRGVSLLNLERNEEALNSFDKALAIKDDFAEAWNHRSGALLKLERSEEALASCDKVLAIKDDFAEAWNKRGIALEKLEQNEEALVSYDQALAIKNDFADVWGNRGDTLNTLHRYEEAIISFDKGLKIQPDKPNILNSKGLTLSLLCRYDEALANLEKALKIQPKKPVLWANKGIILARAGCYQEALDNCEKALVLEMQDEGGYYGKACCYVLQGDVDLALKNLQQAININPRRCRREAKTNPDFDSIRNDSRFQALLQG; encoded by the coding sequence ATGACGAGCCAGCAATACTACATTTCCCGCAAACCTGCTGAGGAATTTCTGACAACCTTTGCTAAAGCCTTAAAAGAGCCAGAATCTCACCCGCTGCTATTTCATGTTTATGGTATTGGTGGTATCGGCAAAAGTACCCTGCTGGATACATTGGAAGAAACACATAGCCACCAAGCTCATATTGTCAAATTTGACTTCACTGGAAAGACACTGAGTAATGAAACCCCGCTGAAGGTCATGAATAAGCTATATGAGCAAATACCTCAACCTGGGATTTTAAAACAAGATTTATTTAAATCTGACCCCTTTATCAGGCTTTGTGAACAGTATCAGGGGACATTAGAAGAACTGACGACTACACCAATTGAGGGTAAGAAAACTGTTGAGAAAGACCAACGCGACCTTGTAAAAGATTTAGGTTCCGCAGCGGTGTATGGTTTAGGTGCATTTTTTCTAGCTCCAGTTGAACCTGTGAGTGCAATTAGTTTGGGAGTATCGGCTATTGCTGAAACAACAAAAGGAACGGTATCAGGAGTTGGAGCAATTAAAGATAATCTGCTGTTAAAACATCCAGCCACAAAGCAGAATAAAAAATTGCAAGAACTGATGCTGGAACCCATACCAGAATTGACTAAGGCATTTGTAGAGGGATTAATTCAAAATCAAAATGCTCGATTAGTACGACTACCAAATTCACCAAAAAAGCCGATTATTTTGGTGCTAGATCATTATGAGAAAGCAGCTTCTGATTTAAATTCATGGCTAGTTGAATATCTGCTCAAACAAAGTGGATTGCAATCCCAACCGATTCGGATTGTGGTAGCTGGTAGATATTCTTTAAGAAAGCAAGCATCCAGAGAGCGGGATTTAATCTTTGAGCGGCAGTTAGAGAAATTTGATAACAAGCAAACAGAAGAATATTTAAAAAAGATTAGTATTACTGATACTAAACAAATTCGCCAAATATATCAAGCTACCGATGGTTTTCCTTTTCATCTAGATTTGATTAGACAGCAGAAGGAAGAAGGTAGAGATATTAACTGTTCGCGGGATAATAAAGAACTTGTTGACAGATTACTAGAAGGTTTAACTTCTAACCAAAAACAGGTGATGCATCTAGCAGCTTATTGTCGCTGGTTTGATGAGGCATTAATTCAGAAATTAGTGACAGCTAACGGCATTGATAAAGATGAAAAAATCAACTGGTTTGAATGGTTAATTGAGAGAGAATTAGTTGTAGAAGAAAACCAATTCCGTCTGCACGATGTGGTAAGAGATATTTTGCGGCGCTCTCATTTTAAAGCTAATCAAGAAAAATTTCGTGATAATCATGGCTTGATAGCTAAGTACTTTGAGAAACTGGCAGATGGAGAAGTACACCCAGGGAATCCAGAACCAGAAAAGTACGAGAATTCCCAATGGCGTCAATATACGGCTGAATCTCTTTATCATGCCTTATTTGAACGTACTAAAGCTCAACGGCTGTTACTCACTCATTTATTTGCTGGTGTCTACCTCAAGAAAATGGATGTGGTAGTAGTTGCCTATGTTGCTGTTGCTGCTGAAGGAGAATTTGAGAATAACGAACTCTTACCCCCTGATACACGAAAATTTCTCGAAGATATAAAACTAGCATTGAAGTTTGGCAGGCTATTAAGTCGAGATCCAAATAATTATGAAATTAAAAATGATAGTTCTCTAAAGTCACAAATAGAGGCATCTGTCAAAACTTGTCTTAGTCAAGTTGATTTCTTAGAGGGGTTGGGTAAATATGCAGGAATTTTGTACAAAACTCTACGCAGTCGCTCAAGTCAGCAAGTAGATTTGCTGCAACAGGCAAAAGCAAAAGCTGAACAAATTGCAACTGATAGTTATCCTGAATTCAGCAGCAATCTATTTTTTAATGTGGGTTATAGGCTGGGGATATTAGAGCAAAATGAAGAGGCACTCAATAGTTTTGACAAAGCCTTAGCTATTAAAGATGACTTCGCCGAAGCTTGGGATAACCGGGGTGTGTCGCTGCTAAACTTAGAGCGAAATGAAGAGGCACTCAATAGTTTTGACAAAGCCTTGGCTATTAAAGATGACTTTGCCGAAGCTTGGAATCATCGAAGTGGGGCGTTACTAAAATTAGAGCGTTCTGAAGAAGCACTAGCTAGCTGTGACAAAGTCTTGGCTATTAAAGATGACTTCGCCGAAGCTTGGAATAAGAGAGGTATAGCGCTAGAGAAATTAGAGCAAAATGAAGAAGCGCTAGTTAGCTATGACCAAGCCTTAGCTATTAAAAACGACTTTGCCGATGTTTGGGGTAATCGGGGCGATACGCTGAATACATTACATCGTTATGAAGAGGCGATAATTAGCTTTGATAAAGGCTTAAAGATTCAACCAGATAAACCTAATATTTTGAACAGTAAAGGTTTAACACTGAGTTTATTATGCCGTTATGATGAAGCACTGGCAAACCTCGAAAAAGCTTTAAAAATCCAACCAAAAAAGCCTGTCTTATGGGCTAACAAGGGTATTATATTAGCTCGCGCGGGGTGCTATCAAGAAGCTCTAGATAATTGCGAAAAAGCTCTAGTACTAGAAATGCAAGATGAAGGTGGTTATTATGGCAAAGCTTGCTGTTATGTCTTGCAAGGTGATGTTGATTTAGCCCTTAAAAATCTGCAACAGGCAATTAATATCAATCCTCGTCGATGTCGGAGGGAAGCGAAAACTAACCCTGATTTTGATAGCATTCGCAATGATTCACGGTTTCAAGCATTGCTGCAAGGGTGA
- a CDS encoding sensor histidine kinase → MDFSQLLAEKIDTILDKWVVAVRKDRRIESADDLSYGAIKDHIPNVLEAMVTVLSKTQGNDIQSIVTASWQHGAIRAIQGFDPEEIAREYHQLRIVIFDAIEADLLQGTPTEIIRAFRLINVVIDEAIARCFNSYVKERLRELEHLHSSLTLHNEELTRLINANREHLSHLAHDLKHPLSSIIGYSDLFLREQRKKIEGKETYANVEHIERVLRNGRHLLRLINDLLEISRFDTGKIKLELAPTDVCELINNVYQMLEPLAAGKSLQIVVDSVQPPKPFITDSFQLQQVVTNLVSNAIRYTESGTINIVFQVLDNDKCAIAVSDTGIGIAPEDQERIFEPYYRAKSYLPDSTGLGLAIVSRLVKLLQGEVKLVSQVGVGSTFTVILPLQLEINEG, encoded by the coding sequence ATGGATTTTAGTCAACTACTGGCTGAAAAAATTGATACTATTCTAGATAAATGGGTGGTAGCAGTTCGCAAAGATCGGCGAATTGAAAGCGCTGATGACCTATCCTACGGCGCGATTAAAGATCACATTCCCAATGTGTTGGAAGCGATGGTAACAGTACTTTCAAAAACTCAGGGTAATGATATTCAGTCGATAGTAACTGCCAGTTGGCAACATGGGGCTATTCGAGCTATACAAGGCTTTGATCCAGAAGAAATTGCTAGGGAATATCATCAGTTGCGAATAGTAATATTTGATGCAATAGAAGCGGATTTATTGCAGGGAACACCAACTGAGATCATTCGTGCTTTTAGATTGATTAATGTTGTGATCGATGAAGCGATCGCTAGGTGTTTTAATAGTTATGTTAAAGAACGTTTAAGAGAATTAGAGCATCTGCATTCCTCACTGACGCTGCACAATGAGGAACTAACTCGCTTAATTAACGCTAATCGAGAGCATCTTTCCCACCTAGCCCACGATTTGAAACATCCTCTATCTTCAATTATTGGTTACTCAGATTTGTTTTTACGGGAACAACGTAAAAAAATTGAGGGAAAAGAAACCTATGCCAATGTAGAACATATTGAGCGTGTACTACGCAATGGTAGACACTTACTCCGTCTGATCAATGATTTACTAGAAATATCACGGTTTGATACAGGGAAGATCAAACTCGAACTAGCACCCACAGATGTATGTGAATTAATAAATAATGTCTATCAAATGTTGGAGCCTTTAGCTGCTGGGAAAAGTTTACAAATTGTGGTGGATTCTGTCCAACCTCCCAAACCGTTTATCACAGATTCTTTTCAATTACAACAAGTTGTGACAAATCTTGTGAGTAATGCGATTCGCTATACAGAGTCGGGGACTATTAATATAGTATTTCAGGTGCTAGATAATGACAAATGCGCGATCGCAGTTTCCGACACCGGCATTGGTATTGCTCCAGAAGACCAAGAGCGGATTTTTGAACCCTACTATCGCGCTAAATCCTACCTTCCTGACAGCACTGGCTTGGGTTTAGCAATAGTTTCGCGATTGGTAAAACTCTTGCAAGGAGAAGTTAAACTGGTGTCTCAGGTGGGGGTTGGTTCTACTTTCACCGTGATTTTGCCTTTGCAATTGGAAATAAATGAAGGTTGA
- the pip gene encoding prolyl aminopeptidase — protein MRELYPLIEPYREGNLQVSDLHTIHFEESGNPQGQPIVLLHGGPGGGCPPFYRQYFHPEKWRLIMFDQRGCGQSKPHAELRENTTWDLVGDIEKLREYLGIEKWVLFGGSWGSTLSLAYSQTHPSRCTGLILRGIFMLRQKELRWFYQEGASYIFPDAWEEYLKPIPLDEREDMISAYYKRLTSPDLQIQLEAARAWSIWEGSTSKLFVDPELKQKFGDDKFAAAFARIECHYFMNKGFLESENQLLLNVSRIRHIPAVIVQGRYDVVCPMISAWELHQAWPEAEFIVVPDAGHSMSEPGIRSALIDYTDKFALL, from the coding sequence ATGCGAGAACTTTACCCATTAATCGAACCCTACCGAGAAGGTAATTTACAGGTTTCTGACCTCCACACTATTCATTTTGAAGAATCAGGTAATCCCCAAGGACAGCCAATTGTTTTACTACATGGTGGACCTGGTGGTGGATGTCCACCCTTTTATCGGCAATATTTCCACCCAGAAAAATGGCGTTTGATAATGTTTGATCAACGCGGTTGTGGCCAAAGTAAACCCCATGCTGAATTGCGAGAAAATACCACTTGGGATTTAGTCGGTGATATCGAAAAATTGCGGGAATATTTAGGTATTGAAAAGTGGGTATTATTTGGTGGTAGTTGGGGGAGTACGCTGTCATTAGCCTACAGTCAAACCCATCCCTCTCGCTGCACAGGTTTAATTCTGCGTGGCATTTTTATGTTGAGACAAAAAGAATTGCGCTGGTTTTATCAAGAGGGTGCTAGCTATATTTTTCCTGATGCTTGGGAAGAATATCTTAAACCAATTCCTCTTGATGAACGGGAGGATATGATTTCAGCTTATTATAAACGCTTGACTAGTCCAGATTTGCAAATTCAACTAGAAGCAGCGCGTGCTTGGTCAATTTGGGAGGGGAGTACAAGTAAGCTTTTTGTAGATCCAGAACTCAAGCAAAAGTTTGGTGATGATAAATTTGCTGCGGCTTTTGCGCGGATAGAATGCCATTATTTTATGAATAAGGGATTTTTAGAATCAGAAAATCAATTACTTTTGAATGTATCCCGCATCCGTCACATTCCGGCTGTAATTGTTCAGGGACGCTATGATGTGGTTTGTCCGATGATATCGGCTTGGGAATTACACCAAGCTTGGCCGGAGGCTGAATTTATTGTTGTTCCTGATGCTGGACACTCGATGAGTGAACCAGGGATACGCAGCGCTTTGATTGATTATACAGATAAGTTTGCTCTTTTGTAA
- the ntrB gene encoding nitrate ABC transporter permease has translation MVFQLNLAAIVAVAGQFAWKKAKPVIFRDVFLFPVLGFLGIILLWWVVALANHDVMPTPPEALIANLDYILNPFYERGPGDLGIGWLLIASLRRVLVGFLLGAVVAIPLGFCIGMSRQAMLAFNPIIQIFKPVSPLAWLPISLAIFNLADPSAIFVIFITSLWPTIINTALGVSSVSQDYLDVARVLEMPSWRRITKIIWPASLPYIFTGLRISLGIAWLVIVAVEMLTGGVGIGFFVWDEWSRLNLSSVFLAVLVIGVTGLILDFAVGKIEELVTHRPKTSK, from the coding sequence ATGGTATTTCAACTTAATTTAGCTGCAATCGTGGCGGTTGCTGGACAATTTGCATGGAAAAAGGCAAAACCTGTGATTTTTCGGGATGTCTTCTTATTTCCTGTCTTAGGATTTTTGGGAATAATTTTGTTGTGGTGGGTGGTAGCACTTGCCAATCACGATGTAATGCCCACTCCACCAGAAGCTCTAATTGCTAATCTGGACTACATTTTAAACCCGTTTTACGAACGAGGCCCGGGAGACTTGGGAATTGGTTGGTTATTAATAGCAAGTTTGCGGCGGGTATTAGTGGGGTTTCTGTTGGGTGCAGTAGTTGCTATTCCCCTGGGATTCTGCATTGGTATGTCTAGACAAGCAATGCTAGCTTTCAATCCGATCATTCAGATTTTTAAACCCGTATCGCCCCTAGCTTGGTTGCCGATATCTTTAGCCATTTTCAATTTAGCAGACCCTTCAGCTATTTTTGTCATCTTCATTACCTCCCTTTGGCCGACAATTATTAATACTGCTTTGGGAGTTTCTAGCGTTTCTCAAGATTATTTAGATGTGGCACGGGTGTTAGAAATGCCCAGTTGGCGGCGGATTACTAAAATTATTTGGCCAGCGAGTTTGCCATATATTTTTACAGGTTTGCGAATTAGTTTAGGAATTGCTTGGTTGGTAATTGTCGCCGTAGAAATGCTCACCGGCGGTGTTGGAATCGGCTTTTTTGTCTGGGATGAATGGAGCCGTTTAAATCTTAGTTCAGTCTTTCTCGCTGTGTTGGTAATTGGCGTAACTGGGTTAATTCTGGATTTTGCTGTGGGGAAAATTGAAGAGTTAGTCACCCACCGTCCGAAAACTTCTAAATAA
- a CDS encoding universal stress protein, whose product MLARLQSAIGRDDLIEQMVLLPEPKKPFSKRTSKAKSVNLIVAYDASPNSHTALDIAFWIAHQTRLATNAQVTVQAVYVVEENPSNQYLDIFSFDKNQLPLECPVSDISKSVTQVLTQPKLTAIATHLQRESLTPIKQADRILWQARTLAEEWQGGFQSHLRFGCISTELKKVVESEAADILFMGCKSVTHPMIETLGANFPCAVLGIPNCIDE is encoded by the coding sequence ATGTTAGCGCGCTTGCAAAGTGCCATAGGTCGAGATGACTTAATTGAACAAATGGTATTGCTGCCTGAGCCAAAAAAACCTTTTTCTAAAAGAACCTCGAAAGCAAAATCAGTCAACTTAATTGTTGCCTACGATGCTTCACCCAACAGTCACACAGCCCTAGATATCGCTTTTTGGATTGCTCATCAAACGCGTTTAGCTACCAACGCTCAGGTCACAGTTCAAGCCGTTTATGTAGTAGAAGAAAATCCTAGCAATCAGTATTTAGATATCTTCAGCTTTGACAAAAATCAATTGCCATTAGAGTGTCCGGTTAGCGATATCTCAAAGTCGGTCACACAGGTTCTAACTCAACCAAAACTAACGGCAATTGCCACGCATCTACAACGAGAATCTTTAACTCCCATCAAACAAGCTGATAGAATTCTCTGGCAAGCACGAACTCTAGCTGAAGAATGGCAGGGTGGTTTCCAGTCTCATTTGCGGTTTGGCTGTATTAGTACAGAACTTAAAAAAGTTGTTGAATCAGAAGCTGCCGATATCCTGTTTATGGGCTGTAAATCTGTTACTCATCCGATGATTGAGACATTAGGTGCTAATTTCCCCTGCGCTGTCTTGGGTATTCCCAATTGTATTGATGAATAA
- a CDS encoding Uma2 family endonuclease — protein MRWEEVCEHKELQDLPFKIELNKWGQIVMSPVKIKHSFYQGRIQRLLESFLHTGEVMPECAINTSDGVKVADVVWCSAERFALIEDEVSASIAPEICIEVKSSGNTWDEMEFKKNLYLEAKAIEIWLCNEQGEMKFYNEQGELDKSLLVPEFPQKIER, from the coding sequence ATGAGGTGGGAAGAAGTTTGTGAACACAAAGAGTTACAAGATTTACCCTTTAAAATCGAATTAAATAAATGGGGTCAAATTGTAATGAGTCCCGTAAAAATTAAACATTCTTTTTATCAAGGAAGAATCCAACGTTTATTAGAATCTTTCTTGCATACAGGAGAAGTTATGCCAGAATGTGCTATCAACACATCAGATGGGGTTAAAGTTGCTGATGTTGTCTGGTGTTCAGCAGAAAGATTTGCACTAATTGAAGATGAAGTATCAGCGTCTATTGCACCAGAAATTTGTATAGAAGTTAAGTCTAGCGGTAATACTTGGGACGAAATGGAATTTAAAAAGAATTTATATTTAGAAGCTAAAGCTATAGAAATTTGGTTATGTAATGAACAAGGTGAAATGAAATTTTATAATGAACAAGGTGAATTAGATAAATCTTTGTTAGTCCCTGAGTTTCCACAGAAAATAGAACGGTAA
- a CDS encoding ABC transporter ATP-binding protein, with protein MKYTSFPEDTYQEVMTRNGFLEIEDLIKSYPTPDKDDFVVLNGVNLTINEDEYISVIGHSGCGKSTLLKIIGGFEKATSGSVRLDGKEIRKPGAERMMVFQNYSLLPWLTVRENIRLAVDEVIKKASRAEKISLVNEHLAMVNLTAAADKYPDEISGGMKQRVGIARALAIRPKMLLMDEPFGALDALTRSKLQRQVLDIWENHRQAVMMITHDVDEAIYMSDRIVLMTNGPAANIGEILEVPFERPRDRSAMRNTKEYFDLRNHALNFLDRYFTQDE; from the coding sequence ATGAAATATACCTCATTTCCAGAAGATACTTATCAAGAAGTTATGACCCGTAATGGATTTTTAGAAATTGAAGATTTGATCAAGTCATATCCGACACCAGACAAAGATGATTTTGTCGTTCTCAATGGTGTGAATCTTACAATTAATGAAGATGAGTATATTTCTGTCATTGGTCACTCTGGCTGTGGCAAATCAACACTACTTAAGATTATTGGCGGTTTTGAAAAAGCTACTTCTGGCTCAGTAAGGCTAGATGGAAAAGAAATCCGCAAGCCAGGTGCAGAGAGGATGATGGTATTTCAGAATTATTCGCTGCTACCTTGGTTAACTGTGCGAGAAAATATCCGGTTAGCTGTAGATGAAGTGATAAAAAAGGCTAGTCGTGCCGAAAAAATTAGCCTTGTAAATGAACACTTGGCAATGGTAAACTTAACAGCGGCAGCCGATAAGTATCCCGATGAAATTTCTGGAGGTATGAAACAACGGGTGGGTATTGCTAGAGCCTTGGCAATTCGTCCAAAAATGTTATTGATGGATGAACCTTTCGGGGCACTGGATGCACTAACTCGCTCTAAATTGCAGCGGCAGGTATTGGATATCTGGGAAAATCATCGCCAAGCTGTGATGATGATTACTCACGATGTAGACGAAGCAATTTATATGTCTGACCGCATCGTTTTGATGACCAATGGGCCAGCTGCTAACATAGGAGAAATTTTAGAAGTTCCCTTTGAGCGTCCACGCGATCGTAGTGCCATGCGAAACACAAAAGAATATTTTGACCTTCGCAACCACGCCTTGAATTTTCTTGACCGATATTTTACTCAAGATGAGTAA